In Alkalihalobacillus sp. FSL W8-0930, a single window of DNA contains:
- a CDS encoding LysR substrate-binding domain-containing protein, whose protein sequence is MHMDELETFITLVQEKNFTKTAVRRSLSQPTVSVHIRNLEREFSATFFNRTTKSLHVTVEGALFYEQALKIKALYEQTKESLYQQQHQAEGHIRIGTSFTIGEYILPQLIARLRHDHPLIEISITMGNSHSVIDAVRTFEVDIGFVEGETTSKEVTLTPFQQDRLRVVCSGDVDKPNTLGELQNKTWVIREAGSGTRSSFDHLVAANQIQLGSTIIFSSTHGIKESIKNNLGYAFLSEATIQTELKEQALQTVDIEGLQEERSFSYVVTKGTVPGRNLELLLGYL, encoded by the coding sequence ATGCATATGGATGAGCTTGAGACCTTTATTACACTTGTTCAGGAAAAGAATTTTACAAAGACGGCCGTAAGACGGTCGCTCTCACAACCCACTGTTAGCGTTCATATCAGGAATCTAGAAAGGGAATTTTCGGCTACCTTTTTTAACCGAACAACTAAATCCCTGCATGTCACAGTAGAGGGTGCTTTGTTCTATGAACAAGCATTAAAGATAAAGGCTCTGTACGAGCAAACAAAAGAATCTCTCTATCAACAACAGCATCAAGCAGAAGGACATATACGGATTGGGACAAGCTTTACAATTGGAGAGTACATACTACCCCAGTTAATTGCTCGCCTACGTCACGATCATCCGTTGATCGAAATTAGTATTACTATGGGCAATTCACACTCTGTCATTGATGCTGTCAGGACCTTTGAAGTCGACATAGGCTTTGTCGAAGGGGAAACTACTTCAAAAGAAGTAACCCTCACACCTTTTCAACAGGACCGATTACGCGTTGTATGCTCTGGAGATGTAGATAAACCGAACACCTTAGGAGAATTACAGAACAAGACATGGGTTATCCGAGAAGCAGGCTCCGGAACCCGTTCCTCCTTTGATCACTTAGTGGCTGCAAACCAGATTCAACTAGGTTCCACAATCATCTTTAGTTCAACTCATGGAATAAAGGAAAGCATCAAAAACAATCTCGGCTATGCGTTTCTATCAGAGGCTACTATACAAACCGAACTGAAAGAACAGGCATTACAAACCGTAGATATCGAAGGATTACAGGAAGAGAGATCCTTTTCCTATGTAGTAACGAAAGGCACAGTGCCGGGGAGGAATCTGGAGTTATTGTTGGGGTATCTTTAA
- a CDS encoding putative sulfate exporter family transporter, translating to MHSRNFWIGLGLTFGIAGIAYFVAQVPYIEIVGHLVIAILIGILWRGIIGINRNYLPGVEYASTRLLRLGIILLGLRLNLLDIYEAGLPVFFYAIVLLIATLAVVYGLCRAFRVNQTLSILTACGTAICGAAAILAIAPIVKAKEQTIGVAVAVIALLGTAFTLLYTLLYTWLPFSDNLFGIFAGGTLHEVAHVVAASSVGGADAEDMGIVVKLTRVALLVPVAFGVMTWLNRGAKQTGSKSIPPIPWFLFGFVAMSVVNTLGILPSSIIDSCIFLSYLLLAMAMAGLGLKMDVTILRKQGGKVLLAGFMGTMILVLAGFALLTWLPF from the coding sequence ATGCATAGTAGAAACTTCTGGATTGGGTTAGGATTAACATTTGGTATTGCTGGAATCGCTTATTTCGTGGCACAGGTTCCTTATATAGAGATTGTGGGGCACTTGGTAATTGCGATTCTGATTGGCATCCTTTGGAGGGGAATTATCGGAATCAATCGCAATTATCTTCCGGGTGTGGAGTATGCGAGTACGAGGCTCCTTCGTTTGGGAATCATTTTACTCGGACTACGGTTAAATTTATTAGATATTTATGAAGCTGGTTTACCAGTCTTTTTTTATGCGATTGTGTTGTTGATTGCTACATTGGCGGTTGTTTACGGATTATGTCGTGCCTTTCGTGTGAATCAAACCTTAAGTATCTTAACTGCATGTGGAACGGCGATTTGTGGGGCAGCAGCGATACTGGCCATCGCCCCAATTGTCAAAGCAAAGGAACAGACCATAGGCGTAGCAGTAGCTGTGATAGCGCTACTCGGAACGGCGTTTACTCTTTTATATACTCTTTTGTATACGTGGCTCCCATTCTCAGATAATCTATTTGGCATCTTTGCTGGAGGGACCTTGCATGAAGTGGCTCATGTGGTTGCCGCATCATCAGTTGGTGGAGCAGATGCTGAGGATATGGGGATTGTAGTGAAGCTTACAAGAGTTGCATTGCTAGTACCCGTGGCGTTCGGAGTGATGACCTGGTTAAACAGAGGTGCAAAGCAAACCGGGTCTAAGAGCATTCCACCGATTCCGTGGTTCCTCTTTGGTTTTGTTGCGATGAGTGTGGTGAATACACTTGGAATCCTTCCCTCATCAATCATTGATTCGTGTATCTTTCTATCCTATCTCCTTCTTGCTATGGCAATGGCTGGACTTGGTCTGAAGATGGACGTAACGATTTTAAGAAAACAAGGAGGCAAGGTTCTTCTAGCTGGGTTCATGGGAACAATGATCTTGGTCCTTGCAGGTTTTGCGTTACTTACGTGGTTACCATTCTAA
- a CDS encoding glycosyltransferase family 2 protein, with protein MNPAIDISALKRVYVKPRIVAFIPAHNEELSIRDCLEGLADQELPPNVELDVFVIADNCTDRTEEESLKAGQELDLRVIVLKTEGNKQRKVGALNTAWKSIYGDIMELYENKLTPFQEKYKPAVKAILGMDADSRLAPKALIHLWKGLMSARNIGGVMAKYTMRMPLKKSSLTRDDPYYEQKIQSGLYGGAIQRWWTHQQKQDMASWILNLQYQGGSTYVLGGQATLFRPEALQKIVDENNLDGPWQNDSDVEDMLLTWQLQKLKWKTLISPDARCFVDAMRSYHTYRQQRNKWRGGTVDLLTNKDIKIKTRHYGMLWRSQMKTFIDLFIRILFFLLLTVSLSTDQFVWSWLWIIPAALASILNVILALKTPMSRPIDVFLGGLIISTEIYLWVNFLTFIQVWLDKLSPYKKDGWAQQYQAENGTTRSKLWQGLGLFTLMIAGIVLASIHYREFLTSAQIQELTEPYLRFGWLVLTYLTIFASSVMVYKIWTLRSRHKA; from the coding sequence ATGAATCCAGCGATTGATATTTCAGCATTAAAACGTGTCTATGTAAAACCGAGAATTGTTGCCTTTATACCCGCTCACAACGAAGAACTCTCCATCCGTGACTGCTTAGAAGGATTAGCCGATCAAGAACTACCTCCCAATGTAGAGCTGGATGTCTTTGTTATTGCTGACAATTGTACAGATCGTACCGAGGAAGAATCTTTAAAGGCCGGTCAGGAGTTAGACTTACGAGTAATTGTTTTAAAGACAGAAGGAAACAAACAACGAAAAGTTGGTGCACTTAATACTGCCTGGAAAAGCATCTATGGAGATATCATGGAGTTATACGAAAATAAATTAACCCCTTTTCAAGAAAAGTACAAGCCTGCCGTAAAAGCAATTCTTGGGATGGATGCGGATAGTCGCCTCGCCCCTAAAGCGCTCATTCATTTATGGAAGGGTCTTATGAGCGCCCGCAACATCGGAGGCGTGATGGCAAAGTACACGATGAGGATGCCGTTGAAGAAAAGCTCCCTTACACGGGACGATCCATATTATGAACAGAAGATCCAAAGCGGTTTATATGGAGGTGCCATTCAACGCTGGTGGACACATCAGCAGAAACAAGACATGGCGAGTTGGATTCTTAACCTCCAATACCAAGGGGGCAGTACGTATGTACTCGGTGGACAGGCGACGTTGTTTCGTCCAGAAGCCCTTCAAAAAATCGTCGATGAAAATAACCTGGACGGGCCATGGCAAAACGATAGCGATGTAGAGGATATGCTCCTCACATGGCAGCTTCAAAAATTAAAATGGAAAACCTTAATCAGCCCTGACGCACGTTGCTTTGTGGATGCGATGAGATCCTACCATACGTACCGCCAGCAGCGAAACAAATGGCGCGGTGGCACGGTTGACCTGTTAACAAACAAAGATATTAAAATTAAAACCAGACACTACGGGATGCTGTGGCGGTCGCAGATGAAGACGTTTATTGATCTCTTTATCCGTATCTTATTTTTCTTACTCTTAACCGTCTCCCTCTCGACTGACCAATTCGTCTGGTCTTGGCTTTGGATTATTCCTGCTGCCCTCGCCTCCATTTTAAACGTAATTTTGGCCTTAAAAACACCCATGAGTCGACCCATAGATGTGTTCCTCGGTGGCCTCATTATAAGTACCGAAATTTACTTGTGGGTAAACTTCCTAACCTTTATCCAGGTGTGGCTCGATAAGCTTTCTCCATATAAAAAGGATGGCTGGGCCCAGCAGTATCAAGCAGAAAACGGTACAACGAGAAGTAAGCTCTGGCAAGGACTTGGGTTATTTACTCTAATGATTGCAGGTATTGTACTCGCTTCCATTCATTACAGAGAATTCTTAACAAGTGCACAGATCCAGGAACTAACCGAACCCTACCTTCGCTTCGGCTGGCTAGTTCTCACCTATCTGACCATTTTCGCATCATCCGTGATGGTCTACAAGATCTGGACACTACGCAGTCGACACAAAGCATAA
- a CDS encoding glycoside hydrolase family 1 protein codes for MTTYSFPENFMWGGATAANQLEGAYDEGGKGMNLADVMPGGKVRLGVIGNPGFDFKIDHEKYVYPNHTGIDFYHRYKEDIALFAEMGFKTYRMSIAWSRIFPKGTETEPNEEGLAFYDRVFDELKKYDIEPVVTLSHYEIPLYLITEYGGWRSREVIGFFERYATTLFNRYKNKVKYWLTFNEINGATHIPLLGLGFSPDSEETRLQDSFQGLHHQFVASALAVKAAHEIIPESQVGCMLVYAPTYSFDSNPQNIMHALQEQRVFNNYCGDVHVRGAYPAFATRYFKENGISLDIQEGDLETIKEGTVDFISLSYYMSRTEKKEKSPEEVGQGNLIGGVKNPFLSASDWGWEIDPEGLRIALNQLYDRYQVPLFVVENGLGAYDKVEEDGSINDDYRIDYLRSHIAAMGEAIEDGVELMGYTPWGCIDLVSASTGEMSKRYGFIYVDKHDDGSGSFERSKKKSFHWYKNVIDTNGKEL; via the coding sequence ATGACTACGTATTCTTTCCCTGAGAATTTTATGTGGGGTGGCGCAACAGCTGCTAACCAATTAGAAGGTGCCTATGATGAGGGCGGTAAAGGAATGAACTTGGCAGATGTTATGCCTGGTGGAAAAGTACGCCTAGGTGTAATTGGAAATCCTGGCTTTGATTTTAAAATTGATCACGAAAAATATGTATACCCAAACCATACAGGAATTGATTTCTACCATCGTTACAAAGAAGACATCGCTCTTTTCGCAGAGATGGGATTCAAAACATACCGTATGAGTATTGCTTGGAGCCGTATCTTCCCGAAAGGAACAGAAACAGAGCCGAATGAAGAAGGTCTTGCATTCTATGACCGAGTATTTGATGAGTTAAAGAAATATGACATTGAACCAGTTGTCACGCTTTCGCATTACGAAATTCCACTTTACCTGATTACAGAATACGGTGGATGGCGCAGTCGTGAAGTGATCGGATTCTTCGAGCGTTATGCAACAACGTTGTTCAATCGTTATAAGAACAAAGTAAAGTACTGGTTAACGTTTAATGAAATCAACGGTGCGACACACATTCCGTTACTTGGTCTTGGCTTCTCACCTGATTCAGAAGAAACAAGATTGCAGGATAGCTTCCAAGGTCTACATCACCAGTTTGTAGCAAGTGCTCTAGCTGTTAAAGCAGCTCACGAAATTATTCCTGAAAGCCAAGTTGGTTGCATGCTTGTTTATGCTCCAACGTACTCTTTTGATAGTAACCCGCAAAATATTATGCACGCTCTACAAGAACAACGTGTATTCAATAACTATTGTGGGGATGTACATGTACGCGGAGCATATCCTGCGTTCGCTACTCGTTACTTCAAAGAAAACGGAATCTCTCTTGATATTCAAGAAGGCGACCTTGAAACCATTAAAGAAGGCACAGTAGACTTCATTTCACTAAGCTACTACATGTCTCGTACAGAGAAAAAAGAAAAATCACCAGAAGAAGTAGGTCAAGGAAACTTAATTGGTGGAGTGAAAAATCCATTCCTTAGCGCAAGTGACTGGGGCTGGGAAATCGACCCAGAAGGCCTACGCATTGCACTAAACCAGTTATATGATCGCTATCAGGTACCTCTGTTCGTTGTTGAAAACGGACTAGGTGCATATGATAAAGTAGAAGAAGACGGATCTATTAACGATGACTACCGCATTGATTACCTACGTAGCCACATTGCTGCAATGGGCGAAGCCATTGAAGATGGCGTAGAACTAATGGGTTACACGCCTTGGGGTTGTATCGACCTTGTCAGCGCATCGACTGGTGAAATGTCCAAGCGTTATGGCTTCATCTATGTAGACAAGCATGATGACGGCTCGGGCTCATTTGAAAGAAGCAAGAAAAAATCGTTTCATTGGTACAAGAACGTAATTGATACAAATGGTAAGGAACTATAA
- a CDS encoding solute:sodium symporter family transporter: protein MGLLSIITFVAIVLAIWLYSFKRSRGVNMDSSEGLFLGGRSLTGITIAGSVVMTNLSTEQIVGQNGQSYESGMEVMGWEVTAAIAIVALALIFLPKYLKYGVSTVTDFIELRFDTTTKRIASLLFIFTYVVSFLPVVLYSGSLVFNQIFAVDELLNVSPLIAISIISAIIGIVGLFYLLIGGLRLSAYSDTVYGVGLLIIGLAIPILGLYALGNNSFIGGLETIQQSTPEKLNSFGALDSEMVPWPTLFLGLFFNNLFFWCANQMIVQKVLAGRDLKEGQKGALYVGFFKIFGALFLVFPGIIAFNMFGDGVNPSDNAYPMLVTAVLPEWAFGIFAAIIFGAILSSFVGALNATTTLLTLDFYKPLKKNVSDRQVARAGKTFTVVLGLMTVVIAPLISFAPAGLFHVVQQFNGLYSMPLLAIILLGFYSRYATPFAAKFTFVFHIIVYGSIVLFTDIHYLYVLSVIFFVDLFLIWGISRLQNKKEFTFPEVEVKVDMTPWKHSKWVSALIVIVVIFTYWLFSPWGIASAM, encoded by the coding sequence TTGGGGTTATTATCTATTATTACATTTGTAGCAATTGTTCTTGCGATTTGGCTTTATTCATTTAAAAGAAGCCGGGGCGTTAACATGGATTCATCAGAGGGATTATTCCTAGGAGGACGCAGTCTAACTGGAATTACGATTGCCGGTTCCGTTGTGATGACCAACCTTTCTACAGAACAGATTGTCGGACAAAACGGACAAAGCTATGAATCAGGGATGGAAGTAATGGGCTGGGAAGTCACTGCTGCCATCGCAATTGTTGCACTTGCTCTTATCTTTTTACCGAAGTATTTAAAATATGGTGTTAGCACAGTAACTGATTTTATTGAACTACGCTTTGATACAACCACAAAACGAATCGCTTCGCTATTATTCATTTTTACGTATGTGGTATCGTTCCTACCAGTTGTTCTTTATTCTGGTTCACTCGTATTTAATCAAATCTTTGCGGTAGACGAATTATTAAACGTCTCCCCTCTTATCGCCATTTCTATTATATCTGCCATCATTGGTATAGTTGGTCTATTTTATCTATTGATTGGTGGTTTACGTTTAAGTGCTTATAGTGACACAGTGTATGGTGTGGGGTTATTAATTATCGGACTAGCCATACCGATTCTAGGGTTATATGCATTAGGTAACAACAGCTTCATCGGTGGGCTTGAAACCATTCAACAAAGCACGCCTGAAAAGCTTAACTCATTTGGTGCCCTTGATTCAGAAATGGTTCCATGGCCTACACTCTTTTTAGGTCTATTCTTCAATAACTTATTCTTCTGGTGTGCCAACCAGATGATTGTACAAAAAGTATTGGCTGGTCGAGATCTAAAAGAAGGTCAAAAAGGGGCTCTTTATGTAGGGTTCTTTAAAATCTTCGGGGCGCTTTTCTTAGTGTTCCCAGGAATTATTGCATTTAACATGTTTGGAGATGGCGTAAATCCTTCTGATAACGCATATCCAATGCTTGTTACAGCCGTTCTACCTGAATGGGCATTTGGTATTTTTGCGGCCATTATCTTTGGTGCGATTTTGAGCTCGTTTGTTGGTGCGTTAAACGCAACGACCACATTACTCACGCTCGATTTTTACAAGCCTTTGAAAAAGAACGTATCCGATCGTCAAGTTGCACGAGCAGGAAAAACGTTTACGGTTGTGCTTGGTTTAATGACCGTTGTGATTGCTCCGCTCATTTCGTTTGCACCAGCTGGTTTATTCCATGTGGTTCAGCAATTTAACGGACTTTACAGCATGCCGCTTTTAGCAATCATACTACTCGGATTCTATTCGCGTTATGCTACACCATTTGCAGCTAAGTTCACATTTGTTTTCCATATCATTGTGTACGGCTCGATTGTCTTATTCACTGATATCCATTACTTATATGTGCTTAGCGTTATATTCTTTGTGGATCTATTCCTTATCTGGGGAATTAGTCGACTACAGAACAAAAAAGAATTTACGTTCCCAGAGGTTGAAGTCAAGGTTGATATGACTCCGTGGAAGCATAGTAAATGGGTAAGTGCCCTGATTGTGATTGTTGTTATTTTTACGTACTGGTTATTCTCCCCTTGGGGAATCGCGAGTGCCATGTAG
- a CDS encoding STAS domain-containing protein: MSNQIHLYDFYVSKLQHITEQWYDSLNQVNNGVYSSTSTEDVERLKRQAMSFHEQFFKVFITDEQTFRADMDNWIRGITFDEAHLNTLNSAKIYEFLQTQQQYFELLDEYMEEHPDSLNEAPHYRQVILQTMQQVILKVTTEFERNQETLFREQREMIAELSAPIILLSPTLGLLPLVGEIDTYRARVIINNVLASCNEKGVERLVVDLSGVSDVDTAVAKQLLMLIKSLSIIGVESCLSGIRPEIAQTTIKLGIKLDEINVYSSIQQALKDK; the protein is encoded by the coding sequence ATGTCCAACCAAATTCATCTCTATGATTTCTATGTAAGTAAGCTTCAGCACATTACTGAGCAATGGTATGACTCACTTAACCAAGTGAACAACGGGGTCTATTCTTCTACATCAACAGAAGATGTGGAGCGGCTGAAAAGACAAGCTATGAGTTTTCACGAACAGTTTTTTAAGGTTTTCATTACTGATGAGCAAACATTTAGAGCGGATATGGATAACTGGATCAGAGGAATCACATTTGATGAGGCGCATTTAAACACATTGAACTCCGCAAAAATTTATGAGTTTCTTCAAACACAACAGCAGTATTTTGAGTTATTAGACGAATATATGGAGGAACACCCAGACTCTCTTAATGAGGCGCCTCACTATCGTCAAGTCATTCTACAAACGATGCAGCAAGTCATCTTAAAAGTGACAACTGAGTTTGAGAGAAATCAGGAAACGCTTTTTCGTGAGCAGCGAGAGATGATCGCAGAGTTGAGTGCACCAATTATTCTACTCTCACCAACACTAGGCTTACTCCCGCTTGTCGGAGAAATTGATACATATCGTGCAAGAGTCATTATAAATAATGTGTTGGCATCTTGTAATGAAAAGGGAGTGGAGCGACTGGTTGTGGATTTATCTGGCGTTTCAGATGTAGATACGGCAGTTGCAAAGCAATTACTTATGCTCATAAAAAGCTTATCAATTATTGGAGTAGAATCCTGTTTATCAGGAATCCGACCGGAAATTGCTCAAACGACAATTAAACTGGGCATTAAATTAGATGAAATTAACGTTTATTCATCTATACAACAAGCTTTAAAAGATAAATAA
- a CDS encoding GntR family transcriptional regulator, with the protein MNIILSNSSEEPIYLQIKNQIKQSILRDEMKEGDSLPSMRALAKDLRISVITTKRAYEELEREGFIASFVGKGSFVASQSNDLIHVKRLKMIEEGLANIVHESKNLKIPYEQLEELLKMLYEEEE; encoded by the coding sequence ATGAATATTATTTTATCAAATTCTTCTGAAGAGCCCATTTACCTTCAAATTAAAAATCAGATTAAGCAGAGTATTTTACGTGATGAAATGAAAGAAGGGGATTCACTCCCATCAATGCGTGCGTTAGCAAAGGACCTTCGGATAAGTGTGATTACAACAAAACGCGCCTACGAAGAGTTGGAGCGTGAGGGCTTTATTGCTTCATTTGTCGGGAAGGGTTCTTTTGTCGCTAGTCAAAGCAATGACTTAATACATGTGAAGCGATTAAAGATGATCGAAGAAGGACTCGCGAACATTGTTCATGAGAGTAAGAATCTAAAGATTCCTTATGAACAACTTGAAGAACTATTGAAGATGCTTTATGAGGAGGAAGAGTAG
- a CDS encoding ABC transporter ATP-binding protein produces MEDAVILQDVNKTYEDFAISGLSFTVKKGFVTGFIGPNGAGKTTIIKLMLNLINQDSGVIRVFGEDYTANVNEKKQRIGFIYADHHLYQHLTIKKMKKVIATFYDKWDDALFDSYVNRLQLPWDKKIENLSKGMGTKLSIAIALSHHAELLILDEPTSGLDPISRREILDLLAEVMQDEEKTIFFSTHITSDLEQIADYIIFIHEGKLLLSDNKESITEQYGLVRGPVDLLDDDIRSLFVNVRETSIGFEGLTNQAALIRKLMGDHVVIERASLEDIMVYTIGNP; encoded by the coding sequence GTGGAGGACGCGGTAATACTTCAAGACGTAAACAAAACGTACGAGGACTTTGCGATCTCCGGCCTTTCGTTTACAGTGAAAAAAGGGTTTGTTACCGGTTTTATTGGTCCTAATGGGGCAGGGAAAACAACCATTATCAAGCTCATGCTGAACCTCATTAATCAGGATTCTGGAGTAATTAGAGTATTCGGTGAGGATTATACGGCAAACGTAAATGAAAAAAAGCAGCGAATTGGCTTTATTTATGCTGATCACCATCTCTATCAGCATTTAACGATTAAGAAAATGAAAAAGGTCATTGCTACCTTCTATGATAAATGGGATGACGCTCTGTTTGACTCATACGTCAATCGTCTTCAATTACCGTGGGATAAAAAAATTGAAAACCTCTCAAAGGGAATGGGAACGAAGCTGTCCATTGCGATTGCACTCTCCCACCATGCGGAGCTGCTCATCTTGGATGAACCAACCTCAGGCCTTGATCCAATTAGTAGAAGAGAGATTTTAGACCTTTTAGCAGAGGTGATGCAGGACGAGGAAAAGACGATTTTCTTTTCGACACATATTACATCGGATCTCGAGCAAATTGCAGATTACATTATATTTATCCATGAAGGAAAGCTTTTACTAAGTGATAACAAAGAGTCAATTACTGAGCAGTATGGACTTGTTCGAGGGCCGGTGGACCTGCTTGATGATGACATTCGCTCCCTTTTTGTGAATGTACGAGAAACATCAATTGGCTTTGAAGGCCTGACAAATCAAGCAGCTCTTATTAGGAAACTAATGGGTGATCATGTTGTGATTGAACGAGCATCACTTGAGGACATCATGGTGTACACAATCGGAAATCCATAG
- a CDS encoding ABC transporter ATP-binding protein — translation MTHLLEVQELNKTYEDSSFGLQDITFSIPYGSIVGFIGENGAGKSTTMGSILGTLPKDSGIIKMFGEEMDSSDVHLKEEIGVVFDTMKLVGGLTVAKLERVFREIYSNWSKETYFQLIQLFSLPKNKHVSAFSRGMSMKLSIAVALSHEAKLLILDEATAGLDAGGREDVLNVLKEFVKNQDRSILMSSHISSDIEQMADQLVFIKGGRILLQASKDTILNTYAITQCDPVQYETIPSEIRVAKRGSSAFFDVLVSDTEKLPQELQPRPFTIDDVTLLLMRGEKG, via the coding sequence ATGACACATCTACTCGAGGTTCAAGAGCTCAACAAAACGTATGAAGATTCATCATTTGGCCTACAAGATATTACGTTCTCCATCCCATACGGATCCATCGTTGGATTCATCGGAGAAAATGGAGCAGGGAAATCAACAACAATGGGCTCGATTCTAGGCACACTGCCAAAAGACAGCGGCATCATTAAGATGTTTGGAGAAGAGATGGATTCAAGTGATGTGCATCTTAAAGAAGAGATCGGTGTCGTATTCGATACAATGAAATTAGTAGGCGGCTTGACCGTGGCCAAGCTTGAACGAGTTTTCCGAGAAATCTACTCCAACTGGAGCAAAGAAACGTATTTCCAGTTGATCCAGTTGTTCTCCTTGCCCAAAAACAAACATGTCAGCGCCTTCTCACGAGGCATGTCTATGAAGCTGTCAATTGCGGTGGCACTCTCACACGAAGCAAAGCTATTAATCTTAGACGAAGCAACAGCGGGGCTTGATGCAGGTGGTCGAGAGGATGTGTTAAATGTGCTAAAAGAATTCGTGAAGAACCAAGATCGCAGCATTCTCATGTCCTCTCATATCTCAAGCGACATTGAACAAATGGCCGATCAACTTGTATTCATTAAAGGGGGAAGAATTCTCCTGCAAGCATCAAAAGACACAATCCTCAACACATATGCGATCACCCAATGTGACCCCGTTCAATATGAAACCATCCCCAGTGAGATTAGAGTTGCAAAACGAGGAAGCAGCGCGTTCTTTGACGTGCTCGTCTCAGACACAGAAAAACTACCACAAGAACTGCAACCAAGACCGTTCACGATTGATGACGTCACATTACTGTTAATGAGGGGGGAGAAAGGATGA
- a CDS encoding ABC-2 transporter permease: protein MKGLLLNQYYAVEKSFWWYMPISFVVAIVFVFFNHFATQWVAIVLPLAFMSSVAIEVLKHEAKSGWSKFVLTLPVKRERVVQSHYLFFLLVSGVGLVILGIQFMISNGLGMTLGPGYIYNVMNAVGIVFTLGFVTYPLTYMLGTEKAEAILMIGVGAGIGLYFLSALLYNLMFSGWQGNSDLLFSLSFMLMTLILFIISYIVSIQVYKRKEF from the coding sequence ATGAAGGGGTTATTGTTGAATCAGTATTATGCTGTGGAGAAGTCGTTTTGGTGGTATATGCCGATTTCATTCGTAGTGGCTATTGTATTTGTATTCTTTAATCACTTTGCAACGCAATGGGTAGCCATTGTATTACCTCTTGCATTTATGTCATCTGTTGCTATAGAAGTATTAAAACACGAAGCGAAATCTGGATGGAGTAAATTCGTCCTAACCTTACCTGTTAAACGAGAGCGGGTTGTTCAGAGTCATTACTTGTTTTTCCTTTTAGTTTCAGGTGTGGGACTCGTCATACTCGGTATTCAGTTTATGATTTCAAATGGGTTAGGAATGACTTTAGGTCCTGGTTATATCTACAATGTTATGAACGCGGTAGGAATTGTCTTTACTCTTGGGTTCGTGACATATCCGTTGACCTATATGCTGGGTACTGAGAAAGCAGAGGCCATTTTAATGATCGGTGTTGGAGCAGGAATAGGTCTCTATTTTCTAAGTGCTCTCCTATATAACCTTATGTTTTCTGGATGGCAAGGAAACTCGGATCTATTATTTTCTTTGAGTTTCATGCTCATGACCTTAATCCTTTTCATCATCTCGTACATCGTGTCGATTCAAGTATATAAACGAAAAGAGTTTTAA
- a CDS encoding GNAT family protein, with product MSIYLRELKREDLKQIYQSLDNEEILYMTGTKKTFTFEQVVTHYEACQKDETRYDFAISLTEDDEMIGDLSIVEVEEDNRKAGFRISLHQPTILGKGYGTDAVKRALAFAFNELELNRLQLEVYSHNLRGYHAYKKAGFVEEGRIRQSLYMNGTFSDEIIMAVLRDEYEEMREFKELTR from the coding sequence ATGTCTATCTATTTACGAGAGTTAAAACGAGAGGATCTGAAACAGATCTATCAATCACTTGATAACGAAGAAATTCTCTACATGACTGGTACAAAAAAGACATTTACATTTGAACAAGTAGTAACCCACTACGAGGCTTGTCAAAAAGATGAGACGAGGTATGACTTTGCTATCTCTTTGACGGAAGATGATGAAATGATAGGTGACCTCTCCATTGTTGAGGTGGAGGAGGATAATCGGAAGGCAGGCTTTCGAATTTCCTTACACCAACCCACGATCTTAGGAAAAGGATACGGGACCGATGCCGTGAAGCGGGCTCTCGCATTTGCTTTTAATGAATTAGAACTGAATCGTTTGCAGCTTGAGGTCTACTCACATAATCTAAGAGGTTATCATGCCTATAAAAAAGCAGGATTCGTGGAGGAGGGACGGATTAGGCAGTCCCTTTATATGAACGGAACGTTTTCAGATGAAATCATTATGGCTGTTCTGCGGGATGAATATGAGGAAATGCGCGAGTTTAAAGAGCTGACACGGTAG